In the genome of Succinivibrio dextrinosolvens, the window CCATATTGCGCTTGCTTGATATGCTGCCGGTTTTGCGTTCTCAATTTTTTTAGAAAAAATGTTGGTATCGGTTGAGTCGCTCTCAGATACTTCAACCTATGTTTGAAAGGCATAGTCTAATTTGAAGATATTGTCTAAGTATCTGAGAGTTTTTCGGCTAAAGGCGAGTATTTTCTATTTAACCAGCTCCTTGAAATCAGAGTAACCTTCCTCATCCATTCTGTCGTAAGGAATGAATTTTAAGGCTGCACTGTTGATGCAGAATCTGATTCCGCCTTTATCCTTAGGTCCGTCTGTAAAGAAATGACCCAGATGGGCATTGCTGGTTTTGCTGCGTACTTCGATTCGCTGACGGTTATCGCTCTCATCGTGATGCAGGGAAACCACAGACTGATTGATAGGTGCACTGAAGGCAGGCCATCCGCAGCCTGATTCATATTTGTCGGTGGATTTGAAAAGCGGAGCTCCGGTGATTACATCCACATAGATGCCTTTTTCAAAATGTCTGTCATATTCACCGGAAAAAGGTTTTTCTGTAGCGCTTCTCTGAGTGACCTCATAAGCTTCTTTTGTGAGTTTATCCTTGAGAACCTCTCGCTTTTCAACTGTATATTTATCCTGATCAATAAAGCGGCTGTTATCTGCCTTCAAATCAGAAAGGGAGAGAAAATCCACATGGCAGTAGCCTTCAGGATTCTTTTTAAGGTAATCCTGATGGTAATCCTCGGCCTCAAAGAAGTTCTCAAGAGGTTTTATCTCTAGGGCAAACTGTTCCTCGTACTTGCGCTGCTCATAATCAACTACCTGGTTGATGGTATTTAAATCAGTCTCATCGGTGTAGAAGATTCCGGTTCTGTACTGAGTTCCAAAATCCTCGCCCTGATGGTTTACAGCTACAGGGTCGATAATCTTAAAGAACTGGGTTAAAAGAGTCTTAAGGGAAACTTTTTCTGTATCGTAAATTACCTCTACAGTTTCGGCTGCTCCGGTATTACCGGTTTTTACTTCCTTATAGCTTGGATTTTCAACTTTTGAATTGGCATAACCGCTCTTTGAGGATTTAACTCCGTCAATTCGTGAATAGTACTCTGATACGCCCCAGAAACATCCGCCTGCAAGATAAATTGTCTTAATACTCATATTCTTTCTCTTACCTTTATATATATGTATTGTTATAGGACAGGGAAAATCCCTGTCCGTTTTTTAGTTAAATTTAGAAGGCTGGTACAACTGCACCGTCATACTGTTTTTCAATGTACTTCTTTACATCAGCAGAAGTCAGCTCATTGATAACCTTCTTCAGATCGTCATCCTGAGCAATGCTCTTGTTGGCAATCACAAGATTTACATAAGGAGAATCCTTCTGTTCAATGAACAGGGCATCACGGGATGGATTCAGATTAGCTCCTAATGCATAGTTGGTGTTGATAACCGCTGCATCAACATCAGCAAGGGCACGTGGCAGCTGAGGAGACTCAATTTCCTTAAACTGCAGATTCTTAGGATTCTTTACAATTGAGAAGGTAGTAGCATCAATTGCATGAGGATCCTCAAGGGTAATCAGTCCGGCACTCTGCAACAGAAGCAGTGCTCTTCCGGTATTGGTTGGCTCGTTTGGAATTGCCACTACAGCGCCGTCCTTAAGATCTTTTAAGGATTTGATGCTGTTTGAATACAGTCCTAAAGGCTCAATATGAATACCTGCAACTTCAACCAGGTTCTTGAGGTTATGATCCTTTACAAACTGTTCATACCAAGGACGGGAAGCAAAATAATTGGCATCAAGCTGTCCGTCTTCGGTGGTTAAGAATGGCTGGATATAATCGTTGAAGATTACAACTTCAAGATCAACCCCCTGTTCTTTGAGCTTAGGCTTGATGTACTCCAAAACTTCTGCATGAGGAATCGGAGTAGCTCCGATCTTAATGGTCTTAGCCTGTGCTGATATTGATAAAAAAGAGGTTGCAGCGATTACAACAGAAGCTGCTAATACAGAAATTCTGCGCATAATAGTATTCCTATGATCTAAAAATCTTAGTTAAAAAAGTAAAGGTTATGATTGAATAAAAGTTTTAAATAAAAACTTGAAAAAGGTGATTTACATGCACATGAGAGTGCAACTGTGACAGGTACACATTGAAGAGGTATAGAATGGATTTGCATTAACATATGAGGATGTATTTGCTTGGGACAAAACTGTTAGTACAGTTTTGTAAATCCGTGTAACTTTTTTCATAATGATCTCCTGTCATTTATAATCTGTAAAGAAATATTAACACCTTGATTTTATCTATGCTAATTCTATTTAATTATAAGTGGTTATAGTTATTTGCTATAACTATATTTGCGAAAATCTGACAATAAATATAAAAATGGCGATCATCTGATCGCCATTGAAAATTGATATATATCGGACTCTATTTCTTTAATGTCAGAGCCTTATCCTCGTAGATGAGAGCATTGGCTTTTCTAAAGAAGTCAGTAGCCTCTTTGACCTTTTCAAGATTAGTCAGAATGGTACCGATTCTGATATAGATATCGGTGCTAGGCTCGATAGCCAGAGCTTTTTTATAGTCATCCAGAGCGTCAGGCATCAGACCTGCTCTGAACTCCAGGTTACCCATAGCCTTCAGCAGTGGCAGATTAACCTGAGCAGAGATTATATTCTTTGAAGCGTATTTCTTCAGGAAAATCAGAACCTCAGGAACCGCAACTTCCCAGCTGGCGATTGAATCCACAAAGACAGGATCCAGTTCTTCCTTCATCAGGTCAAGAGCCAGATCCTGTGCTTTGTCTGGATTACCGAACTTAAGGTATTTATAGACGAGAGCTCCCATGATCTTAGAATTTCTCTTGTCCTCTCGACTGAGATCCCTATAAATCTGCTCCACCTTTTCTTTAGAGTCAGCTTCCTTAATCTCTTTCTCAAGATACCTGATGTAATAATTGCGGGCATCTTCCTTGGTTAAGGCCTTGAGCTTGATAAATTCCTTGCTGTTATCAAAGATCTTTTTGTAATCCTCATTGGCAAGGTAGCTCTTTATGTACAGCTGACTTATGTATTTATTCTTGATGGCTCCATTCATATCATCAAGGTACTCTAACGCAGCGTTGGCATTGCCGATATCAAGATTTAGCTTTGCTCTTACAATATCAGCAGCAAGCTTAGCCTGTCTGCCTCTGCTCTTGGCTTCATCAAGTGCGGCACGAGTAAAGTCATACTGTTCGAGTGCAAACGCTGCCTGAGCTGCCACCAGAAGAGATTTTTCACTCATTTTCTTAAGAGGACAGGTGTGTTTTAAAAGTCCCAGACTCTGTTCAAACTGCCCCTGACTGAAGTCGATATAAGCTTCATCCTGGGCTGAGAGTTTCCTGTTGAATGCTCTGTTTTTAAAGCCATTCCTGATACGGGATGGTATATTCAGGATTTTCTTTAGGAGCACATACATTACGAAGAGCAGCAGAATAGAAAGAACGTAAATTACTATGGCTGTATTTACTGAGGTTTCAATGATTCTGTCCCCAAACACAATGTGCACAAACCCCTGTGTATCAGCTAGCATTGGTCCCACAAAGACTGCAACACTGGTAAACAGGATTAAAATCAGAATTTTAATCATCAGATGCCTTCCTTGTTTTCAGTCTTGTTGATCTCTTTAGTCTGCTCTGCGGAAGTCTTTTTCAAGCCGTTCTTTCTGGTTTCTGCAGCATCCTTTTTTAAATCTGCCTTAGCTTCAGGCTCTGAGCTCTGAACAGCCTTGGTATTTGTTTCCTTTCCCTTCTGCTTCTGCTGGTTTTTGTACAGATTGAATC includes:
- the msrB gene encoding peptide-methionine (R)-S-oxide reductase MsrB, whose translation is MSIKTIYLAGGCFWGVSEYYSRIDGVKSSKSGYANSKVENPSYKEVKTGNTGAAETVEVIYDTEKVSLKTLLTQFFKIIDPVAVNHQGEDFGTQYRTGIFYTDETDLNTINQVVDYEQRKYEEQFALEIKPLENFFEAEDYHQDYLKKNPEGYCHVDFLSLSDLKADNSRFIDQDKYTVEKREVLKDKLTKEAYEVTQRSATEKPFSGEYDRHFEKGIYVDVITGAPLFKSTDKYESGCGWPAFSAPINQSVVSLHHDESDNRQRIEVRSKTSNAHLGHFFTDGPKDKGGIRFCINSAALKFIPYDRMDEEGYSDFKELVK
- a CDS encoding MetQ/NlpA family ABC transporter substrate-binding protein, whose amino-acid sequence is MRRISVLAASVVIAATSFLSISAQAKTIKIGATPIPHAEVLEYIKPKLKEQGVDLEVVIFNDYIQPFLTTEDGQLDANYFASRPWYEQFVKDHNLKNLVEVAGIHIEPLGLYSNSIKSLKDLKDGAVVAIPNEPTNTGRALLLLQSAGLITLEDPHAIDATTFSIVKNPKNLQFKEIESPQLPRALADVDAAVINTNYALGANLNPSRDALFIEQKDSPYVNLVIANKSIAQDDDLKKVINELTSADVKKYIEKQYDGAVVPAF
- a CDS encoding heme biosynthesis HemY N-terminal domain-containing protein, with the translated sequence MIKILILILFTSVAVFVGPMLADTQGFVHIVFGDRIIETSVNTAIVIYVLSILLLFVMYVLLKKILNIPSRIRNGFKNRAFNRKLSAQDEAYIDFSQGQFEQSLGLLKHTCPLKKMSEKSLLVAAQAAFALEQYDFTRAALDEAKSRGRQAKLAADIVRAKLNLDIGNANAALEYLDDMNGAIKNKYISQLYIKSYLANEDYKKIFDNSKEFIKLKALTKEDARNYYIRYLEKEIKEADSKEKVEQIYRDLSREDKRNSKIMGALVYKYLKFGNPDKAQDLALDLMKEELDPVFVDSIASWEVAVPEVLIFLKKYASKNIISAQVNLPLLKAMGNLEFRAGLMPDALDDYKKALAIEPSTDIYIRIGTILTNLEKVKEATDFFRKANALIYEDKALTLKK